A part of Paraliobacillus zengyii genomic DNA contains:
- a CDS encoding nuclease-related domain-containing protein produces the protein MAQLIKIENYISRYQRDTFHYPGQFIRLKQENWRKLVQTWEYQLEQPTSDNEIEELDDNTNFSKWKSFFQRREQFDDDLLSDEQEDILPKSKTDLKQYYLDTLLPFQLKWASTTINQMSFLDRAYHDDLILKYFLQRFPDTFLLLYHPVFQLKNATLDGDIILITPVGIDIIHLVEKGTTERIVAGDDRTWYTEENNIQSRFLSPMLSLKRTEKIVRSILSASDVSFPIKKIVLSRTNNIDFFTEPYLTNYIGKEQHEEWLSERRNFVSPLKHNQLKVAEAILQYCDTAAVRRPEWDIKESDDFST, from the coding sequence GTGGCACAATTAATTAAAATAGAAAATTACATATCAAGATATCAAAGAGATACCTTTCATTATCCAGGACAGTTTATCCGGTTAAAACAAGAAAATTGGCGTAAGCTTGTTCAAACATGGGAATATCAATTAGAACAACCAACTTCTGATAATGAGATAGAAGAACTAGATGATAACACTAACTTTTCGAAATGGAAGAGTTTTTTTCAAAGAAGAGAGCAATTCGATGATGATTTACTAAGTGATGAACAAGAGGATATTTTACCGAAATCCAAAACAGATTTGAAACAATATTATTTAGATACTTTATTACCATTTCAATTAAAATGGGCTTCTACAACTATTAATCAGATGTCTTTTTTAGATCGTGCTTATCATGATGATTTAATCTTAAAATATTTTTTACAACGATTTCCTGATACATTTTTATTATTATATCACCCAGTATTTCAACTAAAAAATGCAACATTAGATGGAGATATTATATTAATAACGCCAGTAGGAATTGATATTATACATTTAGTGGAAAAAGGTACAACAGAACGTATAGTTGCCGGAGATGACCGAACGTGGTATACCGAAGAAAATAATATTCAAAGTCGTTTTTTAAGTCCAATGCTTTCTTTAAAGCGAACGGAGAAGATTGTGAGAAGTATTTTATCTGCAAGTGATGTGAGCTTTCCGATAAAAAAAATAGTCTTATCCAGAACAAATAATATTGATTTTTTTACGGAACCATACTTAACAAATTATATAGGGAAAGAACAACATGAGGAGTGGTTGAGTGAAAGAAGAAATTTTGTTTCACCATTAAAACACAACCAATTGAAAGTAGCTGAAGCAATCTTACAATATTGCGATACAGCTGCGGTTAGAAGACCTGAGTGGGATATTAAAGAGTCTGATGATTTTTCAACTTAA
- the thpR gene encoding RNA 2',3'-cyclic phosphodiesterase has translation MTTNAHYFFAVPLPYEIKKWLYKQQKELQGQKNIAYHNWTAVEDFHITLSFLGPINEKAKDELIKSMEKVSLSNFELIIGDLGWFGLNSKPRVLWIDVKKSPSLLMLQKQVSTIAKQNGFKQESRAYFPHITIAKKWRTGTIEEKQLEELQTVMSEQKTVKVDHFVLYKINLDLIPRYQIVSEFKL, from the coding sequence ATGACAACTAACGCACATTATTTTTTTGCTGTTCCTTTGCCATATGAAATAAAGAAATGGCTGTATAAGCAACAAAAAGAACTTCAAGGCCAAAAAAATATTGCTTATCATAATTGGACAGCAGTTGAAGATTTTCATATTACATTATCATTTCTAGGCCCTATAAATGAAAAAGCTAAAGACGAATTAATTAAATCCATGGAAAAGGTAAGTCTATCTAATTTTGAATTAATAATTGGAGATTTAGGTTGGTTTGGTTTGAATAGTAAACCTCGAGTATTATGGATTGATGTTAAGAAATCACCATCTTTACTAATGTTACAGAAACAAGTTTCTACCATCGCAAAACAAAATGGTTTCAAACAGGAGAGTCGAGCTTATTTTCCACATATTACTATAGCTAAAAAATGGCGTACTGGTACAATTGAAGAAAAACAACTTGAAGAATTGCAAACAGTGATGTCTGAACAAAAAACAGTCAAAGTTGATCATTTTGTTTTATATAAAATTAATCTAGATCTTATACCAAGATATCAAATTGTGAGCGAATTTAAGCTGTGA
- a CDS encoding potassium channel family protein has translation MRKMIHISNVTLLIASVGLVLFASILIVLVEKETFPTFIDGFWWVMTTVTTVGYGDYFPVTLGGRSVALFLYIFGIGIIGVAIGKVVDGLAIFRRKKEEGDIVYNDSNHYIIIGWSQKAKFAIKEMLDTAEKIEIVIIDDLDKAPILAENIHYIRGQASESETLMKANISKAKAVLIFADDTINNDQLADGKTLLIASAIESFAPDVHTIVEVMEEEHIKSFEFMKVDEFIISNETISSLFVRSAFRNGISNVYGQLLRRKYGDDLYFVPLLPEWKIYRDAFDALLKQGATLIADRDNLGVNRMLDHDIPAEAELYVICDRATIAKIIR, from the coding sequence ATGCGAAAAATGATTCATATTAGTAATGTTACACTATTAATAGCTAGTGTGGGCTTAGTCCTATTCGCTTCAATATTAATTGTCCTAGTTGAGAAAGAAACTTTTCCAACTTTTATCGATGGATTTTGGTGGGTAATGACAACAGTAACAACAGTCGGTTATGGTGACTACTTTCCTGTAACACTTGGAGGACGATCGGTTGCTTTATTTCTTTACATATTTGGAATAGGTATCATTGGAGTTGCGATAGGAAAAGTTGTTGATGGTTTAGCTATTTTCCGTAGAAAAAAAGAAGAGGGTGATATTGTGTACAATGATAGCAATCACTATATTATTATTGGATGGTCACAAAAAGCAAAATTTGCTATTAAAGAAATGTTAGATACAGCCGAGAAGATCGAAATTGTTATCATAGATGATTTAGATAAAGCACCAATCTTAGCAGAAAATATTCATTATATTAGGGGCCAAGCATCTGAAAGTGAAACTTTAATGAAAGCGAATATATCAAAAGCAAAAGCTGTGTTAATATTTGCTGATGATACGATAAATAATGACCAATTAGCAGATGGTAAAACACTATTAATTGCCTCAGCAATAGAATCATTTGCACCTGATGTCCATACGATTGTTGAAGTAATGGAAGAAGAACATATTAAAAGTTTTGAATTTATGAAAGTTGATGAGTTTATTATATCGAACGAAACTATTTCATCATTATTTGTACGTTCAGCATTTCGTAATGGAATTTCGAATGTATATGGACAGTTACTAAGAAGAAAATATGGAGATGATTTATATTTTGTACCATTGTTACCTGAATGGAAAATATACCGGGATGCATTTGATGCATTATTAAAACAAGGGGCTACATTGATTGCAGATCGTGATAACTTGGGTGTTAACCGGATGCTAGATCACGATATTCCAGCTGAAGCTGAATTGTATGTTATTTGTGATCGAGCAACAATAGCGAAGATTATTCGTTAA
- a CDS encoding ArsR/SmtB family transcription factor, which yields MNHSTTRMLTRVKAVYLFIRDNGPVTTTEIAEEFGITDRTVQRDLNVLEYNGLVTSPNRGRWKVTKKKVKIS from the coding sequence TTGAATCATTCAACAACCCGAATGCTGACACGAGTAAAGGCTGTCTACCTATTTATTAGAGATAACGGACCTGTTACGACTACAGAGATTGCCGAAGAATTCGGTATCACTGATCGTACAGTTCAACGAGACCTCAATGTATTGGAGTATAATGGCCTTGTGACAAGTCCTAACCGGGGGAGATGGAAAGTAACGAAAAAGAAAGTCAAGATTTCGTAA
- a CDS encoding pseudouridine synthase produces the protein MRIDKLLANMGYGSRKEVKQILKKGSVNQNDIVIKDGKKQVDPEKDTITVFGEQVIYKPFVYFMLHKPAGVITATEDSRESTVIDLLEADDLVLEPFPVGRLDKDTEGLLLITNDGKLAHQLLSPKKEVGKTYYAIIEGKVTEDDVEAFAEGVTLDDGYLTKPAILTILKSDTESEIHVTITEGKFHQIKRMFEAVDKYVTYLKRISMGDWQLDNDLDKGEYRELSVEELEYLQSLTVKK, from the coding sequence ATGCGAATTGATAAATTATTAGCAAATATGGGATATGGTAGTCGAAAAGAAGTAAAACAGATATTAAAAAAAGGTAGCGTAAATCAGAACGATATCGTAATAAAAGATGGCAAGAAACAAGTAGATCCTGAAAAAGATACTATCACTGTATTTGGTGAACAAGTTATTTATAAACCTTTTGTCTATTTTATGCTTCATAAACCAGCTGGTGTTATTACAGCAACAGAGGATAGTCGTGAATCAACTGTTATCGATTTATTAGAAGCCGATGATTTAGTTCTTGAGCCATTTCCTGTAGGAAGGTTAGATAAAGATACAGAAGGATTATTACTGATAACAAATGATGGAAAACTTGCGCATCAGTTGTTATCGCCTAAGAAAGAGGTAGGTAAGACTTATTATGCCATTATTGAAGGGAAAGTAACGGAAGACGATGTTGAAGCATTTGCTGAGGGAGTAACGTTGGATGATGGATATTTAACGAAGCCTGCTATCTTAACAATTTTAAAAAGTGATACAGAATCTGAAATACATGTTACGATTACAGAAGGGAAGTTTCATCAAATAAAACGAATGTTTGAAGCAGTTGATAAATATGTTACATATTTAAAACGAATTTCAATGGGAGATTGGCAATTAGATAACGATTTAGATAAAGGGGAATATCGGGAATTGTCAGTAGAAGAGTTGGAATATTTGCAGTCGTTAACAGTAAAAAAGTAG
- a CDS encoding putative polysaccharide biosynthesis protein: MSKSTILRGTILLTAATFFSKLIGMIYTIPFESLVGPAGGQLYSLAYVPYSIFISLSTVGIPLAVSKFVSKYNSLGDYQTSRRMYKLGLRFMAVMGIIAFLVMFFGAEILAKISLSKDSEVTVADATSVIKMISFALIIIPAMSITRGFFQGHQSMGPTAISQVIEQIVRIVFLLGAVFIIIEVIGGTTATAVGFATFSAFIGAIASALVLFWYWKRRKPYLDKEMSQQVKTYDISTKDLFKELFRYAGPFVLVGLAIPLYQQIDLIMIDRTLSSLDFDELVRSNAIATITLYGHKIVMIPITLATGLSLATLPVLTKSFVDNKKGEVFKQINQSLQIIMLLILPAVVGMSFLGNEIWGAFYGVSKFIELNGSLLSWYAPVALFFALFTVTASILQGINQQNYAVISLTAGIILKVLLTIPFLHLMGAKGAVIATLVASLGTVILNMWRIKGSIQFPLRQLIKRSMLISIFTVVMAIIVLISKWILSFWITYQDGRLENVFILFVTVTAGGFVYLWLSYQSTLLERVLGGRIRVIDKFKRRKHS, from the coding sequence ATGTCAAAGTCAACTATATTACGTGGAACAATATTATTAACAGCTGCCACATTCTTTTCAAAACTTATTGGAATGATCTATACAATTCCGTTTGAAAGCTTGGTAGGACCTGCTGGTGGTCAACTATATAGTCTTGCATATGTACCATATAGTATATTTATTAGCTTATCTACAGTGGGAATACCATTGGCAGTTTCAAAATTTGTTTCTAAGTACAATTCATTAGGCGATTACCAAACAAGTCGAAGGATGTATAAGCTCGGTTTACGCTTTATGGCAGTAATGGGTATAATCGCATTCTTAGTGATGTTTTTTGGTGCGGAAATATTAGCAAAAATATCACTTTCTAAGGACTCAGAAGTAACAGTAGCAGATGCTACATCTGTTATCAAGATGATAAGTTTTGCTTTAATAATAATACCTGCGATGAGTATCACTAGGGGCTTTTTTCAAGGGCATCAATCAATGGGCCCAACTGCTATTTCTCAAGTTATAGAGCAAATTGTACGAATTGTTTTTTTATTAGGAGCTGTATTTATCATTATAGAAGTAATAGGTGGAACTACTGCTACAGCTGTAGGCTTTGCAACATTTTCTGCCTTCATTGGTGCAATCGCATCTGCGCTTGTTTTATTCTGGTATTGGAAGAGAAGAAAACCTTACTTAGATAAGGAAATGAGCCAGCAAGTAAAAACATATGATATTTCTACAAAAGATCTATTTAAAGAATTATTTCGTTATGCAGGACCATTTGTATTAGTAGGGCTTGCAATTCCTCTATATCAACAAATTGATTTAATAATGATAGACCGAACGCTTTCATCGCTTGATTTTGATGAATTAGTACGAAGTAATGCTATTGCTACAATAACATTGTACGGGCATAAAATCGTTATGATACCAATAACATTGGCTACTGGTTTATCTTTAGCAACATTACCCGTATTAACAAAATCATTTGTAGATAATAAGAAAGGTGAAGTGTTTAAACAAATTAATCAATCATTGCAAATTATAATGTTATTGATTTTGCCAGCTGTAGTCGGTATGTCTTTCTTGGGTAATGAGATATGGGGAGCTTTCTATGGTGTAAGTAAATTTATTGAATTAAATGGATCACTATTAAGCTGGTATGCTCCTGTGGCCTTGTTTTTTGCTCTTTTTACGGTCACCGCCTCTATTTTACAAGGTATTAATCAACAGAATTATGCAGTTATTAGTTTGACGGCAGGTATTATTCTGAAAGTATTACTAACTATTCCCTTCCTACATCTTATGGGTGCAAAAGGTGCTGTAATTGCAACGTTGGTTGCATCGCTTGGAACAGTTATCTTAAATATGTGGCGTATAAAAGGTTCGATTCAATTTCCACTTCGTCAACTTATTAAGCGTAGCATGCTCATATCTATTTTTACGGTAGTTATGGCTATTATTGTTTTAATTAGTAAATGGATTCTTAGTTTTTGGATTACTTATCAAGATGGAAGACTAGAAAATGTTTTTATATTATTTGTTACGGTAACAGCTGGGGGATTTGTTTATTTATGGCTTAGCTATCAATCAACATTATTAGAACGTGTTTTAGGTGGGAGAATACGAGTTATCGATAAATTTAAGAGAAGAAAACATTCATAA
- a CDS encoding NAD(P)/FAD-dependent oxidoreductase — MTYHVTVIGGGPSGLMAAIAAAENGATTLLIDKGSKLGKKLAISGGGRCNVTNRLPQDELIKHIPGNGRFLYSAFSVFNNYDIIDYFENLDVPLKEEDHGRMFPVSNSAKDVVNSLLKQLDDLKVTVKKNTPVFSVEYGDEAHTITLETGEKIQSKSVVIAVGGKAVPYTGSTGDGYKWAEEAGHTITDLYPTEVPLLSNETFIKEKLLQGLALRDINLSVLNPKGKKIITHRMDMLFTHFGVSGPAVLRCSQYVVKELKKGATNVIMEIDALPDQKEEKIIDQISSDLNDNSKKSVRNILKGIVPERYLDYLLSKNDIESDIKGANISREKIISFVHDLKYFQIQIYDSQPIEKAFVTGGGVSIKEIVPNTMQSKIMHGLYFCGEILDIHGYTGGYNITSALVTGRVAGMHAAWESI; from the coding sequence ATGACATACCATGTTACTGTAATTGGAGGGGGGCCTTCTGGCTTAATGGCAGCTATTGCTGCAGCAGAAAATGGTGCTACAACCCTATTAATTGATAAAGGTAGCAAATTAGGTAAAAAACTTGCAATATCTGGTGGAGGACGCTGCAATGTAACAAACAGATTACCTCAAGACGAATTAATTAAACATATTCCAGGTAATGGACGTTTTTTATATAGTGCTTTTTCAGTTTTTAATAACTATGATATTATTGATTATTTTGAGAACCTTGATGTGCCTTTAAAAGAGGAAGATCATGGTCGTATGTTTCCTGTGAGCAATTCTGCTAAGGATGTCGTAAATTCTTTGTTAAAACAATTAGATGACTTGAAAGTTACGGTAAAGAAAAATACTCCTGTCTTTTCTGTTGAATATGGTGATGAAGCACATACAATCACACTAGAAACTGGAGAAAAGATACAATCTAAAAGCGTCGTAATTGCTGTAGGAGGAAAAGCAGTGCCATATACAGGTTCAACTGGGGATGGTTACAAATGGGCTGAAGAGGCTGGACATACCATCACAGATCTATATCCAACCGAAGTTCCACTACTTTCGAATGAAACTTTCATAAAAGAAAAACTCCTTCAAGGATTAGCATTACGCGATATTAATTTATCAGTCTTAAACCCAAAAGGTAAAAAGATTATTACACATCGTATGGACATGCTCTTCACACATTTTGGTGTCTCAGGTCCCGCTGTTTTGCGTTGTTCACAATATGTTGTGAAAGAATTAAAAAAAGGAGCGACAAACGTAATAATGGAAATTGATGCTTTACCTGATCAGAAGGAAGAAAAAATAATAGATCAAATATCCTCTGATTTAAATGATAACTCAAAAAAATCTGTCCGGAATATTTTAAAAGGGATTGTACCAGAGAGATACTTGGATTATTTACTTTCTAAAAATGATATTGAATCTGATATAAAAGGGGCCAATATTTCCCGGGAAAAGATAATTTCATTTGTACACGATCTAAAATATTTTCAAATCCAAATATATGATAGCCAACCAATTGAAAAAGCATTTGTAACTGGTGGTGGTGTTTCTATTAAAGAAATAGTACCAAATACGATGCAGTCCAAAATTATGCATGGGTTATATTTTTGTGGTGAAATCTTGGACATTCATGGTTACACGGGTGGTTATAATATCACTTCTGCTCTTGTGACAGGTAGAGTTGCTGGTATGCATGCAGCATGGGAATCTATCTAA
- the leuS gene encoding leucine--tRNA ligase, with amino-acid sequence MTFDHKVVETKWRNYWLDNKTFKTNTKTDKEKFYVLDMFPYPSGAGLHVGHPEGYTATDIIARMKRMQGFEVLHPMGWDAFGLPAEQYALDTGNDPAEFTKHNIDTFRRQIQELGFSYDWEREINTTDPNYYKWTQWIFLQLFNKGLAYVDEVAVNWCPALGTVLANEEIVDGKSERGGHPVERKPMKQWMLKITAYADRLLEDLEELDWPESIKDMQRNWIGRSEGAEVTFSIADFEEEFNVFTTRPDTLFGATYAVLAPEHPLVNKIVSTEQKSAVDSYINQVKLKSDLERTDLAKDKTGVFTGAYAINPINGKRLPIWVADYVLMTYGFGAIMAVPAHDERDYEFAVKFDLSIVPVVEGGNVQEEAFVGDGPHINSDFLNGLNKVDGITKAIEWLEDNKKGEKKVTYRLRDWLFSRQRYWGEPIPIIHWEDGTTTGVPEEELPLVLPKTTEIKPSGTGESPLANIADWVHVEDLETGMKGRRETNTMPQWAGSCWYFLRFIDPDNTEKLADFDTLKKWLPVDVYIGGAEHAVLHLLYARFWHKFLYDIGVVPTKEPFMKLYNQGMILGDNNEKMSKSKGNVVNPDDIIESHGADTLRLYEMFMGPLDASIAWSTNGLEGSRRFLDRVWRLFIADEETTLSNKIIENVKNDSLEKVYHETVKKVTENFEDLRYNTGISQMMVFINEAYKAEEIQKNYAEGFVKLLSPVAPHLAEELWSKLGNEESIAYQSWPAFDESKLVESEVEIVIQIMGKVRAKMFIDKDATKEELEKKALANESIQERLEGVTVRKVIAVPGKLVNIVAN; translated from the coding sequence ATGACATTTGACCATAAAGTAGTAGAAACAAAATGGCGAAATTACTGGTTAGATAATAAAACGTTTAAAACTAACACTAAAACAGATAAAGAAAAATTTTATGTGTTGGATATGTTTCCATATCCCTCAGGTGCTGGTTTACATGTAGGGCATCCAGAAGGTTATACGGCAACAGATATTATAGCTAGAATGAAGCGGATGCAAGGGTTTGAAGTGCTACATCCAATGGGTTGGGACGCATTTGGGTTACCAGCTGAACAGTATGCATTAGACACGGGAAATGATCCAGCTGAATTCACGAAACATAATATAGATACTTTTCGTCGTCAAATCCAAGAGTTAGGTTTTTCATACGATTGGGAACGAGAAATTAACACGACAGATCCAAATTATTATAAATGGACACAATGGATCTTTTTACAGTTATTTAATAAGGGCCTAGCTTACGTTGATGAAGTAGCAGTTAACTGGTGTCCTGCACTTGGAACAGTACTTGCAAATGAAGAAATAGTTGACGGGAAAAGTGAACGTGGTGGACATCCAGTAGAACGTAAGCCGATGAAACAATGGATGTTAAAAATAACTGCTTATGCTGATCGCCTACTAGAAGATTTAGAAGAGTTAGATTGGCCAGAGAGTATTAAAGACATGCAACGAAATTGGATCGGAAGGTCAGAGGGTGCTGAAGTTACTTTTAGTATCGCTGATTTCGAAGAGGAATTTAATGTCTTTACAACGAGACCAGATACATTATTTGGTGCAACTTATGCCGTTTTAGCGCCGGAACATCCATTAGTAAATAAAATTGTATCTACTGAGCAAAAATCTGCAGTCGATAGCTATATAAATCAAGTTAAATTGAAAAGTGATTTAGAACGTACAGATTTGGCAAAAGATAAAACAGGTGTATTTACTGGTGCTTATGCGATTAATCCAATTAACGGAAAAAGACTCCCGATTTGGGTCGCGGATTATGTGTTAATGACATACGGATTTGGTGCAATTATGGCCGTGCCTGCACATGATGAACGTGACTATGAGTTTGCTGTTAAATTTGATTTATCGATTGTCCCAGTTGTCGAAGGTGGAAATGTTCAAGAAGAAGCATTTGTTGGAGATGGTCCACATATTAATTCGGATTTTCTTAATGGTTTAAACAAAGTAGATGGTATAACGAAAGCAATTGAATGGCTTGAAGATAACAAAAAAGGTGAGAAAAAAGTAACGTATCGCCTACGTGATTGGTTATTTAGTCGACAACGTTATTGGGGTGAACCGATTCCGATTATTCATTGGGAAGATGGTACGACCACTGGTGTACCTGAAGAAGAATTACCTCTAGTACTTCCAAAGACAACAGAAATAAAGCCTTCAGGAACAGGTGAGTCACCATTAGCAAACATTGCTGATTGGGTACATGTTGAAGATCTAGAAACAGGAATGAAAGGTCGTCGTGAAACGAATACGATGCCCCAATGGGCAGGTAGTTGCTGGTATTTCTTACGCTTTATTGATCCAGATAACACAGAGAAACTGGCGGATTTTGACACGCTGAAAAAATGGTTGCCAGTTGATGTTTATATTGGTGGTGCCGAACACGCAGTTTTACATCTGTTATATGCTCGCTTTTGGCATAAATTCCTTTATGATATTGGTGTCGTACCAACAAAAGAGCCATTTATGAAATTATATAATCAAGGAATGATCCTTGGTGATAATAATGAAAAGATGAGTAAATCAAAAGGTAATGTCGTAAACCCTGATGATATTATAGAAAGTCATGGAGCAGATACGCTTCGCCTGTACGAAATGTTTATGGGGCCATTAGATGCCTCAATTGCTTGGTCAACTAATGGTTTAGAAGGTTCGCGTCGTTTCTTAGATCGCGTTTGGCGTTTGTTTATTGCAGACGAAGAAACTACATTATCTAATAAAATAATAGAAAATGTAAAAAATGATTCACTTGAAAAGGTTTATCATGAAACGGTCAAAAAGGTCACAGAGAATTTTGAGGATCTTCGATATAACACAGGAATCTCACAAATGATGGTATTCATTAATGAAGCATACAAAGCCGAAGAAATTCAAAAGAATTATGCAGAAGGCTTTGTTAAGTTGTTATCACCAGTAGCACCACACTTAGCAGAAGAGCTATGGAGTAAACTGGGTAATGAAGAATCAATTGCTTATCAATCGTGGCCAGCATTTGATGAATCTAAACTTGTAGAGAGCGAAGTAGAAATTGTTATTCAAATAATGGGTAAGGTAAGAGCAAAAATGTTTATTGATAAAGATGCAACGAAAGAAGAACTAGAAAAGAAAGCTTTGGCTAATGAATCTATTCAAGAGCGTTTAGAAGGTGTTACAGTTCGAAAAGTTATTGCTGTACCTGGCAAACTTGTTAATATTGTAGCTAATTAA
- a CDS encoding methyl-accepting chemotaxis protein: protein MSIKKKLLINTMTTVVLATAIIAFIIINMLQIQSSNENQVDALVTIERFKSEIHSTQQNLNSFSTTRSNALAQETTYTIEESERLIEQLNELAIDDQIQEYINKITDKFERWKTPTIEALTARESNTADKQAARLAGIENDVYMLQLNAEEDYQNSLVSLEQKVQFIIIASVISVIILLVIALIVSNRITGPITKTLKRLAENANEVAQGNLAIEAIRYEKSDELGRLNQSFTQMIEQIRTLLSSIGTVSKKVEGFAIDIEKENGTVTEINQQVAASTDELAQGTQTISSDLQDAVTKVEQMDSAFTTNVQYTEQSVHFGKEAMDAVRAGLEAINEQRELIEANAKTTENIQAATQSFIDSTKKIESMANTVSEIAKQTNLLALNAAIEASRAGEAGKGFAVVADEVRKLAEETTVATTQIFDMVTSIETGIGDITTAVDQGVSIAEKEKVSMETTNTSFSAIDEKVKAITDKLKELLKGIEHSKGLGSNVLENVESISAVVEQTASGNEEIAASTQEQLGAFRNVVEKVTELRALTDELNGTVEEFTL, encoded by the coding sequence ATGTCGATTAAGAAGAAATTACTGATTAATACAATGACAACAGTTGTCTTAGCAACAGCTATTATAGCGTTTATCATTATAAATATGTTACAAATACAATCTTCAAATGAAAATCAAGTTGATGCATTGGTTACTATTGAGAGATTTAAATCAGAAATTCATTCAACACAACAGAATCTAAATAGTTTCTCAACAACACGTTCGAATGCTTTAGCACAAGAAACTACTTACACAATAGAAGAAAGTGAAAGATTAATCGAGCAATTAAATGAACTTGCAATTGATGACCAAATTCAAGAATATATAAATAAAATAACCGATAAATTTGAAAGATGGAAAACACCAACAATTGAGGCTTTAACAGCCAGAGAAAGTAACACAGCTGATAAACAAGCAGCGCGACTAGCGGGGATTGAAAATGATGTTTACATGCTACAACTAAATGCAGAAGAGGATTATCAAAATTCACTAGTTAGCTTAGAACAAAAAGTGCAATTTATCATTATTGCTTCAGTAATTAGTGTTATTATCTTACTTGTGATTGCATTAATTGTATCAAATCGTATAACAGGGCCAATTACGAAAACCCTCAAACGTCTAGCAGAGAATGCAAATGAAGTAGCACAAGGTAATTTAGCAATTGAAGCTATTCGCTACGAAAAGTCAGATGAACTAGGGAGATTAAATCAATCATTCACACAAATGATTGAACAAATTCGTACACTACTATCTTCAATCGGAACAGTCAGTAAAAAGGTGGAAGGATTTGCGATAGACATTGAAAAAGAGAATGGAACTGTAACAGAAATCAATCAACAAGTAGCAGCATCAACCGATGAATTAGCGCAGGGAACACAAACAATTTCATCAGATTTACAGGATGCAGTTACTAAAGTAGAACAAATGGATAGTGCTTTTACTACTAATGTTCAATATACAGAGCAATCTGTTCATTTCGGAAAGGAAGCGATGGACGCAGTTAGAGCTGGATTAGAAGCTATTAATGAGCAACGTGAATTAATAGAAGCTAACGCAAAAACAACTGAAAACATTCAAGCTGCCACACAGTCCTTTATTGATTCTACGAAAAAAATAGAATCGATGGCAAACACCGTATCTGAGATAGCAAAACAAACAAATTTACTGGCGCTTAATGCTGCAATCGAGGCATCACGTGCAGGAGAGGCTGGTAAAGGATTTGCCGTTGTTGCCGATGAAGTTCGAAAATTAGCAGAAGAAACAACGGTTGCGACGACGCAAATATTTGACATGGTAACCTCAATTGAAACCGGAATTGGAGACATTACTACAGCTGTTGATCAGGGTGTTTCAATCGCTGAAAAGGAAAAAGTATCAATGGAAACAACAAATACGTCATTTAGTGCGATTGATGAAAAGGTAAAAGCTATTACTGATAAATTAAAGGAATTACTCAAAGGAATTGAACACTCAAAAGGATTAGGAAGTAATGTCCTGGAAAATGTGGAAAGTATAAGTGCAGTAGTAGAACAAACAGCTTCTGGAAATGAAGAAATAGCTGCTTCTACACAAGAACAGTTAGGCGCTTTCAGGAATGTTGTTGAAAAAGTAACAGAATTACGTGCGTTAACTGATGAATTAAATGGAACTGTTGAAGAATTTACGTTATAA